One window of the Paraburkholderia sp. PGU19 genome contains the following:
- a CDS encoding phage holin family protein, producing the protein MTVLLTWVINALALLIITYLVPSIHIRSFGTALIVALVLGLINAVLRPVLILLTLPVTILTLGLFILVVNALCFWLCASLLKGFEVSGFWSAFFGSILYSIVSWLLSALIFGNRGLS; encoded by the coding sequence ATGACTGTATTGCTGACCTGGGTGATCAATGCGCTCGCGCTGCTGATCATCACCTACCTCGTGCCGTCGATCCACATTCGCAGTTTCGGCACTGCGCTGATCGTCGCGCTCGTGCTGGGGCTCATCAATGCCGTCTTGCGGCCGGTGCTGATCCTGCTGACGTTGCCCGTCACGATTCTCACGCTTGGGCTCTTCATTCTGGTGGTGAATGCGCTGTGCTTCTGGTTGTGCGCGTCGCTGCTGAAGGGCTTCGAAGTGTCGGGATTCTGGTCGGCGTTCTTCGGCTCGATCCTGTACAGCATCGTTTCGTGGCTGCTGTCCGCGCTCATCTTCGGCAACCGCGGCCTGAGCTGA
- a CDS encoding glycosyltransferase family 2 protein → MLPISVIIPCYNAEQTLARTLDSCIAQAEAAQILVIDDGSRDASPDIAAQYAQQHPQIELLRMPQNGGAARARNWGATHASHPLLAFIDADDEYMPHALSAAAAFLHEHPGQPSIRLDVEYCGFPADIAGHPQFDIHAATLSNTVPSSLVIRRSVYAAFGGFPLDDVFRRHGGEDGAFSLALLNIFGNPRLNDRKRVRMHYHPNIHAERYFRISMGMLQASDELVNSTREASWRYVRRAYEAVKELRGVELAPHLSAQSGADSPPDQSA, encoded by the coding sequence ATGCTTCCCATTTCCGTCATCATTCCCTGCTACAACGCCGAACAGACGCTCGCGCGTACGCTCGATAGCTGCATCGCGCAGGCCGAAGCCGCGCAGATTCTCGTGATCGACGACGGCTCGCGTGACGCTTCGCCCGACATCGCTGCCCAATACGCGCAGCAGCACCCGCAGATCGAACTGCTGCGCATGCCGCAAAACGGCGGCGCAGCCCGCGCGCGGAACTGGGGCGCGACGCATGCGTCGCACCCGCTGCTGGCTTTCATCGACGCCGACGACGAATACATGCCGCACGCGCTCAGCGCTGCCGCCGCCTTCCTGCACGAACATCCGGGTCAGCCCTCGATCCGCCTCGACGTCGAGTATTGCGGCTTTCCCGCCGACATCGCAGGTCATCCGCAATTCGACATTCACGCGGCGACGCTGAGCAACACGGTGCCGAGCAGCCTCGTGATCCGCCGCTCCGTCTATGCCGCGTTCGGCGGATTTCCGCTCGACGACGTGTTCCGGCGCCACGGCGGCGAGGACGGTGCGTTTTCACTGGCGCTGCTGAATATCTTCGGCAATCCGCGTCTCAATGACCGCAAGCGCGTGCGCATGCACTATCACCCGAACATCCACGCAGAACGGTATTTCCGCATTTCGATGGGCATGCTCCAGGCGTCGGACGAACTCGTCAACTCGACGCGCGAAGCGTCGTGGCGCTACGTGCGCCGCGCGTATGAAGCGGTGAAGGAATTGCGCGGCGTCGAACTCGCGCCACATCTGAGCGCGCAATCGGGCGCAGATTCACCGCCAGATCAATCGGCATAA
- a CDS encoding LrgB family protein, with translation MSAFYTSLFADDASRLIAAGCFVLTVALYFASKALYARFRSPWLTPLLAVPAVLAAIVVIARIPYAVYFQDTRWLMWLLGPATVAFAVPIYEYRDLLRRHWISLTVGVTVGIIVAVGGSLALSKLLHLSPELQRSLMTRSVSTPFALAVSDKIHAPKDLTALFVIATGVCGMLFGELVLALVPLRTRLARGALFGAAAHGVGTAKARELGSEEGVVASLTMMIAGVVMVLLAPLFGMLPL, from the coding sequence ATGAGCGCCTTCTACACGTCCCTTTTCGCCGACGACGCCTCCCGGCTCATCGCCGCCGGCTGCTTCGTGCTGACGGTGGCGCTCTATTTCGCGTCGAAGGCGCTGTATGCGCGCTTCAGATCGCCGTGGCTCACGCCGCTTCTCGCCGTGCCCGCGGTGCTGGCCGCGATCGTCGTTATCGCGCGGATTCCGTACGCTGTCTACTTTCAGGACACGCGCTGGCTGATGTGGCTGCTCGGCCCGGCCACGGTCGCGTTCGCGGTGCCCATCTACGAATACCGCGATCTGCTGCGGCGGCACTGGATTTCGCTCACCGTCGGCGTGACGGTCGGCATCATCGTTGCCGTGGGCGGCTCGCTCGCGTTGTCGAAGCTGCTGCATCTGTCGCCGGAACTGCAACGCAGCCTGATGACGCGCTCGGTGTCGACGCCCTTCGCGCTCGCCGTCTCCGACAAGATTCACGCGCCGAAGGACCTGACTGCGCTGTTCGTCATCGCGACGGGCGTTTGCGGGATGCTGTTCGGTGAACTCGTGCTCGCGCTCGTGCCGCTGCGCACGCGGCTCGCGCGCGGCGCGCTGTTCGGGGCGGCGGCACATGGCGTCGGCACCGCGAAGGCGCGTGAGCTGGGCAGCGAAGAGGGCGTCGTCGCGAGCCTGACGATGATGATCGCCGGCGTCGTGATGGTGCTGCTCGCGCCGCTGTTCGGGATGCTACCGCTTTGA
- the ahcY gene encoding adenosylhomocysteinase produces MNAAVMDSKNSQDFVVADLSLADWGRKELTIAETEMPGLMQTREEYKTQQPLKGARVAGSLHMTIQTGVLIETLTALGADVRWASCNIFSTQDHAAAAIAKAGTPVFAFKGESLDEYWEFSHRIFEWPNGEFANMILDDGGDATLLLILGSKAEKDRSVISKPTNEEEVALYKSIAAHLEVDPTWYSKRLAHIKGVTEETTTGVHRLYQMEKEGRLPFPAINVNDSVTKSKFDNLYGCRESLVDGIKRATDVMIAGKIAVVAGYGDVGKGCAQSLRGLGATVWVTEIDPICALQAAMEGYRVVTMEAAAPHADIFVTATGNYHVINHDHMKAMRNNAIVCNIGHFDSEIDVASTRQYQWENIKPQVDHIIFPDGKRVILLAEGRLVNLGCATGHPSFVMSNSFTNQTLAQIELFVDGAKYENKVYVLPKQLDEKVARLHLARIGANLTELSTEQAGYIGVDKNGPFKPNHYRY; encoded by the coding sequence ATGAACGCCGCAGTTATGGATTCCAAAAATTCTCAGGATTTCGTTGTTGCCGACCTGTCGCTGGCTGACTGGGGCCGCAAGGAACTCACCATCGCCGAGACCGAAATGCCCGGTCTCATGCAAACCCGCGAAGAGTACAAGACGCAGCAGCCGCTGAAGGGCGCGCGCGTTGCGGGTTCGCTGCACATGACCATTCAGACTGGCGTGCTGATCGAGACGCTGACGGCACTCGGCGCTGACGTTCGCTGGGCATCGTGCAACATCTTCTCGACGCAGGATCACGCCGCCGCCGCCATCGCGAAGGCCGGCACGCCCGTGTTCGCGTTCAAGGGCGAATCGCTCGACGAATACTGGGAATTCTCGCACCGCATTTTCGAATGGCCGAACGGTGAGTTCGCCAACATGATCCTCGACGACGGCGGCGACGCAACGCTGCTGCTGATCCTCGGTTCGAAGGCCGAGAAGGATCGCTCGGTGATCTCGAAGCCGACCAACGAGGAAGAAGTCGCGCTGTACAAGTCGATCGCCGCGCATCTCGAAGTCGACCCGACGTGGTACTCGAAGCGCCTCGCGCACATCAAGGGCGTGACGGAAGAAACGACAACGGGCGTGCACCGCCTGTATCAGATGGAGAAGGAAGGCCGTCTGCCGTTCCCCGCGATCAACGTGAACGACTCGGTCACGAAGTCGAAGTTCGACAACCTGTATGGCTGCCGTGAGTCGCTCGTCGACGGCATCAAGCGCGCGACCGACGTGATGATCGCCGGCAAGATTGCGGTTGTGGCCGGTTACGGCGACGTGGGCAAGGGCTGCGCGCAATCGCTGCGCGGTCTGGGCGCGACGGTGTGGGTCACGGAAATCGATCCGATCTGCGCGCTGCAAGCCGCGATGGAAGGCTACCGCGTCGTGACGATGGAAGCCGCTGCGCCGCACGCCGACATCTTCGTGACGGCAACGGGCAACTACCACGTGATCAACCACGATCACATGAAGGCGATGCGCAACAACGCGATCGTCTGCAACATCGGCCACTTCGACTCGGAAATCGACGTTGCGTCGACGCGCCAGTACCAGTGGGAAAACATCAAGCCGCAAGTCGACCACATCATTTTCCCGGACGGCAAGCGCGTGATCCTGCTGGCTGAAGGCCGCCTCGTGAACCTGGGTTGCGCGACGGGCCACCCGTCGTTCGTGATGTCGAACTCGTTCACGAACCAGACGCTCGCGCAGATCGAACTGTTCGTCGACGGCGCGAAGTACGAGAACAAGGTTTATGTTCTGCCGAAGCAGCTCGACGAGAAGGTCGCGCGCCTGCACCTCGCGCGCATCGGCGCGAACCTGACGGAGCTGTCGACGGAACAGGCTGGCTACATCGGCGTCGACAAGAACGGTCCGTTCAAGCCGAACCACTACCGTTATTAA
- a CDS encoding CidA/LrgA family protein, whose product MISPLIARLAASVRLDATSPVAKIGRIAVQSAGITAVWFAADYVVRRFGLPVPGGVVGLVALLALLFCGGVAPRWVKAGADWLLSDMLLFFIPAAVAAVQYGGLFREDGWRLALVVVAGTLMVMVAVAFAVEQAARLERRLALRRVMVQRSPVERRPVSRNFL is encoded by the coding sequence ATGATCTCGCCGCTGATCGCCCGTCTTGCCGCTTCTGTCCGCCTCGATGCGACGTCGCCCGTCGCGAAGATCGGCCGGATCGCCGTGCAGAGCGCCGGGATCACCGCAGTCTGGTTCGCCGCCGACTACGTCGTGCGCCGTTTTGGCTTGCCGGTGCCGGGCGGCGTCGTGGGCCTCGTCGCGCTGCTTGCGCTGTTGTTCTGCGGCGGCGTCGCGCCGCGCTGGGTGAAGGCGGGCGCCGACTGGTTGCTGTCGGACATGCTGCTGTTCTTCATTCCCGCCGCCGTTGCGGCCGTCCAGTACGGCGGCCTGTTCCGCGAAGACGGCTGGCGTCTTGCGCTCGTCGTGGTCGCGGGCACGCTGATGGTGATGGTGGCTGTCGCATTCGCCGTCGAACAGGCCGCGCGACTCGAACGCCGTCTCGCGCTGCGTCGCGTGATGGTTCAGCGCTCGCCTGTCGAACGTCGTCCTGTTAGCCGCAACTTCCTCTAA
- a CDS encoding LysR family transcriptional regulator, producing the protein MELRALRYFVEVVRQQSFTVAAEQMFVTQPTISKMVKALEDETGSPLLLRDGRQMVLTDAGRIVYQRGQDVLAAYAQLQAELHDLDKLGRGELTIGIPPMGGSLFTPAIAAFRQRHPKIELKLFEQGSKAIEAALISGELELGGVLQPVDDMIDVLPMSRQVLWLVARQGSRWDELQEVPLADLASEPFVFYGESLALNDVVLTACRTAGFAPTIVGRSGHWDFMAALVLAGVGIALLPAPYCRRLDAAQFTCRPVVAPEIPWEMAIGWRRKGYLSHAARAWLEVARETLPGLTTDNFTHPLTFDSPTTTPDRVKPPLK; encoded by the coding sequence ATGGAACTGCGCGCGCTTCGCTATTTCGTTGAAGTCGTTCGACAACAGAGCTTCACCGTCGCCGCCGAGCAGATGTTCGTCACGCAGCCGACCATCAGCAAGATGGTGAAGGCGCTGGAGGACGAAACCGGCTCGCCGCTGCTGCTGCGCGACGGACGGCAAATGGTGCTGACGGATGCCGGGCGCATCGTCTATCAGCGCGGCCAGGACGTGCTCGCCGCCTACGCGCAGTTGCAGGCCGAGCTGCACGACCTCGACAAACTCGGGCGCGGCGAGCTGACGATCGGCATCCCGCCGATGGGCGGGTCGCTGTTCACGCCCGCCATCGCCGCGTTCCGTCAGCGCCATCCGAAGATCGAGCTGAAACTCTTCGAACAGGGCTCGAAAGCCATCGAAGCCGCGCTGATTTCCGGCGAACTGGAATTGGGCGGCGTGCTGCAACCCGTCGACGACATGATCGACGTGCTGCCGATGAGCCGCCAGGTGCTGTGGCTCGTCGCGCGTCAGGGTTCGCGCTGGGATGAGTTGCAGGAAGTGCCGCTCGCCGATCTCGCCAGTGAACCGTTCGTGTTCTACGGCGAAAGCCTCGCGCTCAACGACGTCGTGCTGACGGCGTGCCGCACGGCCGGTTTCGCGCCGACCATCGTCGGACGCAGCGGGCATTGGGATTTCATGGCGGCGCTGGTGCTGGCGGGCGTCGGCATTGCGCTTCTGCCCGCGCCGTATTGCCGGCGGCTCGACGCGGCGCAGTTCACCTGCCGGCCCGTCGTCGCGCCGGAGATTCCGTGGGAAATGGCGATCGGCTGGCGGCGCAAGGGGTATCTGTCGCACGCGGCGCGCGCATGGCTCGAGGTCGCGCGCGAAACGCTGCCGGGACTGACCACCGACAACTTCACGCACCCGCTGACCTTCGACTCGCCCACGACTACGCCGGATCGCGTGAAACCGCCGCTGAAATGA
- a CDS encoding OmpA family protein, producing MSVNVIQLVRSALPDTVVQQLSNCLGLPPEATARVVDVTTPALVAGLMNKCATVDGARALFATILGQEVNADVAEQLPRLFASTTGVTQLSSTGRQLLEHSFERRIDGLSDTVSMQTGVPAHATHAVSGIAGSILMGVRKRHILEHRGNIGQLPTLLGQQLQTIAPFLNDGLTTVLGLGGAAAFAQTIGSQVRAVSSHFEHPAVAPAPTTARAPVESTLSATAISVAAPAREVRYVGPKAKHWFGMAALSALIGAIAAMLTWVALASCPAATSFLGQHATAATVEAPAAPTQADVQPGSQAPQDDAASAVGKVEAEAAPAVAKDSQLIVAVDGKGKPTLTATVQNVAEKSALLNALTKKFDAGNFNADITVDESRKAADWLAQIDALMPMLSTPGAEMKIDGTRVELSGTAADAKSGWLDRLKSLFVAQYQVSAFDAAQAVVNAAQSFKNAAKSLGASCASADVVRTLNLQVVNFASRDAHVPQSALDDLNQSAQLLKSCATSGHALKLEVAGFSDNLGSESANLELSKERADAVCAFLVKAGVPADALVAHGYGNVRPVASNATESGRFANRRIEFSEAQAQTTQAQAPALAK from the coding sequence ATGAGTGTCAATGTGATTCAACTGGTCCGGTCTGCGTTGCCGGACACCGTAGTTCAACAACTGTCGAACTGCCTCGGATTGCCGCCGGAAGCAACGGCGAGAGTCGTGGACGTCACCACGCCCGCGCTCGTCGCCGGTCTGATGAACAAGTGCGCAACGGTCGATGGCGCGCGTGCGCTGTTCGCGACGATCCTCGGTCAGGAAGTCAACGCGGATGTCGCCGAACAGCTGCCTCGCCTCTTCGCTAGCACGACGGGTGTCACGCAGTTGTCGTCGACGGGACGTCAGTTGCTCGAGCATTCGTTCGAGCGCCGCATCGACGGACTCAGCGACACCGTATCGATGCAAACAGGCGTGCCCGCGCACGCGACGCATGCCGTGTCGGGCATTGCGGGCAGCATTCTGATGGGCGTGCGCAAGCGCCACATTCTTGAGCATCGGGGCAACATCGGTCAGTTGCCGACCTTGCTCGGCCAGCAGTTGCAGACCATCGCGCCGTTTCTGAACGACGGCCTCACGACCGTACTGGGGCTGGGCGGCGCGGCTGCCTTCGCGCAGACAATCGGCTCGCAGGTGCGCGCGGTGTCGTCGCATTTCGAACATCCCGCCGTAGCGCCAGCGCCGACGACCGCGCGCGCTCCCGTCGAATCCACGTTGTCTGCCACAGCGATTTCCGTTGCGGCGCCCGCGCGCGAAGTGCGCTATGTCGGCCCGAAGGCGAAGCACTGGTTCGGCATGGCGGCCTTGTCCGCGCTGATCGGTGCGATCGCTGCAATGCTGACGTGGGTGGCGTTGGCCTCGTGCCCGGCGGCGACCAGCTTTCTCGGTCAGCATGCCACCGCCGCTACGGTTGAGGCGCCGGCTGCTCCGACGCAAGCGGATGTGCAGCCCGGATCGCAAGCGCCGCAGGACGACGCGGCCAGCGCCGTCGGCAAGGTCGAAGCTGAAGCGGCACCCGCCGTCGCGAAGGACTCGCAACTGATCGTCGCCGTCGACGGGAAGGGCAAGCCGACGCTTACCGCGACCGTCCAGAACGTCGCCGAAAAATCGGCGCTGCTGAACGCGCTGACGAAGAAATTCGACGCCGGTAACTTCAACGCCGACATCACCGTCGACGAAAGCCGTAAGGCAGCCGACTGGCTCGCGCAGATCGACGCGCTGATGCCGATGCTGTCTACGCCGGGTGCGGAGATGAAAATCGACGGCACGCGTGTCGAGCTGAGCGGCACGGCCGCCGATGCGAAATCGGGCTGGCTCGATCGTCTGAAGTCGCTGTTTGTCGCGCAATACCAGGTGAGCGCATTCGATGCGGCGCAAGCCGTTGTGAACGCCGCGCAGTCGTTCAAGAACGCGGCGAAGTCGCTGGGCGCGTCGTGCGCGAGCGCGGATGTCGTCAGGACGCTGAACCTGCAGGTCGTCAATTTCGCATCGCGTGACGCGCACGTGCCGCAGTCCGCGCTCGACGATCTGAACCAGTCCGCGCAACTGCTGAAGTCGTGCGCGACGAGCGGCCACGCGCTGAAACTCGAAGTGGCCGGCTTCTCGGATAATCTCGGCAGCGAATCGGCGAATCTGGAACTGTCGAAGGAACGTGCCGACGCCGTGTGCGCCTTCCTCGTGAAGGCCGGCGTGCCCGCAGATGCGCTCGTCGCGCATGGCTATGGCAACGTCCGTCCTGTGGCGAGCAACGCGACGGAAAGCGGACGCTTCGCGAATCGCCGGATCGAATTTAGCGAGGCGCAAGCTCAGACGACGCAGGCCCAAGCGCCGGCTCTGGCGAAGTAA
- a CDS encoding coniferyl aldehyde dehydrogenase, giving the protein MKNDRPDIAALEELLREQDAAHLRAPYPTWEQRAAHLKALREVLLDNRDMLADAMHADFGNRAKEEILLAEFLLVKEEIDGALRHGKRWMKTQRRATNKWLLPARAKVVPQPLGVVGIIVPWNYPVLLAAGPLISALTAGNRAIIKMSELTPRTSLLFEQLIAQTFARDHVAVVNGDATLAAAFSAQPFDHLLFTGSTKVGHEVMRAAVTHLTPVTLELGGKSPAIVGPQARFDYAVDSIVAGKTLNAGQTCIAPDYVLVPRGKEQAFIERARLRMARLYPDFARNPDYTSIISPRHFERLQRLADEAREQGAQLHALTDAAPDASTRRFPLVAVTQATDTSTLMQEEIFGPLLPVIPYDSLDDAIAYVNARPRPLSLYLYDDDKAAIARVTHETIAGGMSVNETLMHLACESLPFGGVGASGMGAYHGYEGFVTFSKMKPVLTQARFNARGLITPPYGRRVRALLSLMMRF; this is encoded by the coding sequence ATGAAAAACGATCGGCCGGACATCGCGGCCCTGGAAGAGCTTCTGCGCGAACAGGACGCCGCGCATCTGCGCGCGCCGTATCCGACATGGGAACAGCGCGCCGCGCATCTGAAGGCATTGCGCGAAGTGCTGCTCGACAATCGCGACATGCTCGCCGATGCGATGCACGCCGACTTCGGCAATCGCGCAAAAGAAGAAATCCTGCTGGCCGAATTTCTGCTCGTGAAAGAGGAAATCGACGGCGCGCTGCGTCACGGCAAACGCTGGATGAAAACGCAGCGTCGCGCGACCAACAAGTGGCTCTTGCCTGCCCGCGCGAAGGTCGTGCCGCAGCCGCTGGGCGTCGTCGGCATTATCGTGCCGTGGAATTATCCGGTGCTGCTGGCGGCCGGGCCGCTCATCAGCGCGCTCACGGCCGGCAACCGCGCGATCATCAAGATGTCGGAACTCACACCGCGCACGTCGCTGCTCTTCGAGCAACTCATCGCACAGACTTTCGCCCGCGATCACGTCGCCGTCGTGAACGGCGACGCCACGCTCGCAGCGGCGTTCAGCGCGCAGCCATTCGATCATCTGCTGTTCACCGGCTCGACGAAGGTCGGCCATGAAGTGATGCGTGCCGCCGTCACGCATCTGACGCCCGTGACGCTCGAACTTGGCGGCAAGTCGCCCGCCATCGTCGGACCGCAGGCGCGCTTCGACTACGCCGTCGACAGCATCGTCGCGGGCAAAACGCTCAACGCAGGCCAAACCTGCATCGCGCCCGATTACGTGCTCGTGCCGCGCGGCAAGGAACAGGCGTTCATCGAGCGGGCACGCTTGCGCATGGCGCGTCTGTATCCCGATTTCGCGCGCAACCCCGATTACACGTCGATCATTTCGCCGCGTCATTTCGAGCGCCTGCAGCGTCTCGCCGACGAAGCACGCGAACAGGGCGCGCAACTGCACGCGCTCACCGATGCCGCGCCCGATGCGAGCACGCGCCGCTTTCCGCTCGTCGCCGTGACGCAGGCGACCGACACGTCCACGCTGATGCAGGAAGAAATTTTCGGCCCGTTACTGCCCGTGATTCCCTACGATTCGCTCGACGACGCCATCGCCTACGTCAACGCGCGCCCTCGTCCGCTGTCGCTCTATCTGTACGACGACGACAAGGCGGCGATTGCGCGCGTCACGCATGAAACCATCGCGGGCGGGATGTCCGTCAACGAAACGCTGATGCATCTCGCGTGCGAGAGCCTGCCGTTCGGCGGCGTCGGCGCGAGCGGGATGGGCGCGTATCACGGGTACGAAGGCTTCGTCACGTTCTCGAAGATGAAGCCGGTCTTGACGCAGGCGCGCTTCAACGCGCGCGGGCTGATCACGCCGCCGTACGGCCGGCGCGTGCGGGCGCTGCTCAGCCTGATGATGCGGTTCTGA
- a CDS encoding isovaleryl-CoA dehydrogenase, with protein sequence MERFGPGNTHEVTNQVPLLANYNLFASNAALAAAVEREGAAWHREALARDGAALTKPEVLTLADLANRHTPELASFSPRGERIDALEFHPAWHTLLSLLRREGLHALPFSDPQPGAMVARCAGYFLHAQLESGSLCPLTMTFASIPVLQREPALFDTLRDKLYSREHDPRDVPLDQKTSMMIGMGMTEKQGGSDVRSNRTQAFAANGGGRGAAYRLVGHKWFFSAPQCDAHLVLARAEDQEALSCFFVPRFAPDGSKNAVRVQRLKDKLGNRSNASSEVEFFDAYGVMIGDEGRGVPTIIEMANYTRLDCVIGSAALMRAALVQAIHHARHRSAFGRHLADQPLMRNVLADLSLETEAATVLFMRLARAFEDTTNAPEERAWRRLVTPAAKYWVCKRTLEFTGEAMEVWGGNGYVEEGPMARFYREAPVNSIWEGSGNVMCLDVLRAMEREPDAAQALLAAWRDVAQTHPALNAALEHLMRALTSAPETREASARRIAQQIVLIAQAVLLAQHAPAFVANAFIATRLGEGCGESGRVYGTLPASFDHKAIVDRAFTG encoded by the coding sequence ATGGAACGGTTCGGCCCCGGCAACACGCATGAAGTGACCAATCAGGTCCCGCTGCTTGCGAACTACAACCTGTTTGCGAGCAATGCCGCGCTGGCCGCCGCCGTCGAGCGCGAAGGCGCGGCGTGGCATCGCGAGGCGCTCGCGCGCGACGGCGCCGCGCTGACAAAACCGGAAGTGCTCACGCTCGCCGATCTGGCGAACCGCCACACGCCCGAACTCGCTAGCTTCAGCCCGCGAGGCGAGCGCATCGACGCGCTCGAGTTTCATCCTGCGTGGCATACGTTGCTGAGCCTGCTGCGCCGCGAAGGCCTGCACGCACTGCCGTTCTCCGATCCGCAGCCCGGCGCGATGGTCGCGCGCTGCGCGGGCTACTTTCTGCACGCGCAACTCGAATCCGGCTCGCTCTGTCCGCTGACGATGACCTTCGCCAGCATTCCCGTGCTGCAACGTGAGCCCGCGCTATTCGACACGCTGCGCGACAAGCTGTATTCGCGCGAGCACGATCCGCGCGACGTCCCGCTCGATCAGAAGACTTCGATGATGATCGGCATGGGCATGACCGAGAAGCAAGGCGGTTCCGACGTGCGCAGCAACCGCACGCAAGCGTTCGCGGCGAACGGCGGCGGACGCGGCGCGGCGTATCGGCTGGTCGGTCACAAGTGGTTCTTTTCGGCGCCGCAGTGCGACGCGCATCTCGTGCTCGCGCGCGCCGAAGATCAGGAAGCGCTGTCGTGCTTCTTCGTGCCGCGCTTCGCGCCCGACGGCAGCAAGAACGCCGTGCGCGTGCAGCGCCTGAAGGACAAGCTCGGCAACCGTTCGAACGCGAGCAGCGAGGTCGAATTCTTCGACGCCTACGGCGTGATGATCGGCGACGAAGGGCGCGGCGTGCCGACCATCATCGAAATGGCGAACTACACGCGGCTCGACTGCGTGATCGGCAGCGCGGCGCTGATGCGCGCGGCGCTCGTGCAGGCGATCCACCATGCGCGGCATCGCAGCGCATTCGGCCGCCATCTCGCCGATCAGCCGCTGATGCGCAACGTGCTCGCCGACCTGTCGCTCGAAACGGAAGCGGCAACGGTGCTGTTCATGCGCCTCGCGCGCGCATTCGAAGACACCACGAACGCGCCTGAAGAACGCGCGTGGCGGCGTCTCGTCACGCCCGCCGCGAAGTACTGGGTTTGCAAGCGCACGCTCGAATTCACGGGCGAAGCGATGGAAGTCTGGGGCGGCAACGGCTACGTCGAAGAAGGGCCGATGGCGCGCTTCTACCGCGAAGCGCCCGTGAACTCGATCTGGGAAGGCTCCGGCAACGTGATGTGTCTCGACGTATTGCGCGCGATGGAACGCGAGCCCGACGCCGCGCAGGCTCTGCTTGCCGCGTGGCGCGACGTGGCGCAAACCCATCCCGCGCTGAACGCGGCGCTCGAACATCTGATGCGCGCGCTGACGTCGGCACCCGAAACGCGCGAGGCATCCGCGCGCCGGATCGCGCAGCAGATCGTGCTGATCGCGCAAGCGGTGCTGCTCGCGCAGCACGCGCCTGCCTTCGTCGCCAATGCGTTCATCGCGACGCGGCTGGGCGAAGGCTGCGGCGAAAGCGGCCGCGTGTACGGTACGCTGCCCGCCTCGTTCGACCATAAGGCGATCGTCGATCGCGCGTTCACCGGCTGA
- the metF gene encoding methylenetetrahydrofolate reductase [NAD(P)H] — protein MNPIELSFEFFPPKTQEGLDKLRATRAELLPLKPKFVSVTFGAGGSTQQGTLDTVLDIAKDGLEAAPHLSCIGSSRESLRAILNEYRSHGIRHIVALRGDLPSGMGAVGELRYASELVSFIRAEFGDWFRIEVAGYPEYHPQSRSPKHDLENFARKVKAGANSAITQYFFNADAYFRFVDDAYKLGVDVPIVPGIMPITNFSQLMRFSEMCGAEVPRWVARRLESFGDDRESIRAFGLDVVADLCRRLVDAKVPGLHFYTLNGAAATKAICERLAG, from the coding sequence ATGAATCCCATCGAACTTTCATTCGAATTCTTCCCGCCGAAGACACAGGAAGGGCTCGACAAGCTGCGTGCGACGCGCGCGGAACTGTTGCCGCTCAAGCCCAAGTTCGTGTCCGTTACGTTCGGCGCTGGCGGTTCGACCCAGCAAGGCACGCTCGACACGGTGCTCGACATAGCGAAGGACGGCCTCGAAGCCGCGCCGCACCTGTCGTGCATCGGCTCGTCGAGGGAAAGCTTGCGAGCGATTCTCAACGAGTATCGCTCGCATGGCATTCGCCATATCGTCGCGTTGCGTGGCGATTTGCCGTCGGGCATGGGCGCAGTCGGCGAGTTGCGCTACGCGTCGGAACTGGTGAGTTTTATTCGCGCCGAATTCGGCGACTGGTTCCGCATCGAAGTCGCGGGATATCCCGAGTATCACCCGCAGTCGCGTTCGCCGAAGCATGATCTCGAGAACTTCGCGCGCAAGGTGAAGGCGGGTGCCAATTCGGCGATCACGCAGTACTTCTTCAACGCTGACGCGTATTTCCGGTTCGTCGACGATGCGTACAAGCTTGGTGTTGATGTGCCTATCGTGCCGGGCATCATGCCTATCACGAACTTCTCGCAGTTGATGCGGTTCTCCGAAATGTGCGGCGCAGAAGTGCCGCGGTGGGTCGCGCGACGGCTCGAAAGTTTTGGTGATGATCGCGAGTCGATTCGGGCATTTGGCCTCGATGTGGTGGCGGATCTTTGCCGCCGTCTCGTTGATGCGAAGGTGCCTGGGCTGCATTTTTACACGCTCAATGGGGCGGCTGCGACGAAGGCTATTTGC